A single region of the Streptomyces sp. NBC_01262 genome encodes:
- a CDS encoding AAA family ATPase, giving the protein MGEIMVLIARADELAQLNSALDDCVSGKAGIVLVSGAVGCGKSELADTLAERAAARGALLLRAIGTEAERDLPLGVLGQLTLGAPAGALPSPDPADGAAAERVEAMQGFCAAVHRLSATAPVVVCVDDMHRADELSGRYLLHLARHARPARILLVLTESVHERSDDPHFTTELLRQPNFVRIRLERLGRDAVAELAQGGGADPERLYALSGGNPLLLRALAEDPGPEAGGAYSQAVLTCLHRCGRATTELAEGLAVLGRGTAEAAAQAAAQLLGITAASAAQGIAALGAAGLLDGGGFRHPAARRAVLDRLDPAGRLAMHRRAAELAHRAGAPAPEVARQLLAARDTAQDWALPVLRAAAEQLLADGAAERAAACLELAHEAAPDEDQRAALRLRLSAIARRTAPGAAERHLAEPLAAARAGRLPPPRMGPLARLLMAHGRIDEAGEVLDRLSAVSGAPAATPSAALDEAVCTLDPLDGLSAFPGWSARGPARQPRPAGHPGAIRHPAAFWALPDSADSGSAAAAADRFLRGASLSDGTLEPILQAVRVLLHLGGPQRAVPWCETYADEAVRRTAPGWQAAFSGLHAEALLRQGDLTGAEATAAAALDAAAMPERGASVLLTGIAGTLIRARTAMGRPESAAAELSRPVPEQLAASVHGLGYLRARGQYHLATSRFHAALGDFLDIGRLMKRWHLDRPLLLPWRTDAAEALLRLGEAHQAERFIADQLTARDAADPWVCGITLRLRAELRDPKERPALLAKAVDQLRGSGDRFELARALADFALALKECGEPARANMVNRRAWHLAQECGAEALRERILPGHTGEAAAVRAESTPPALSAAAELAARLSESERRVAMLALHGHTNREIAHKLYITVSTVEQHLTRVYRKLNITRRQDLPMDLQLPAGEFV; this is encoded by the coding sequence GTGGGGGAAATTATGGTCCTGATCGCCCGTGCCGACGAACTCGCGCAACTTAATTCGGCTCTCGACGACTGCGTTTCCGGAAAAGCCGGAATCGTACTTGTCTCGGGCGCGGTCGGCTGTGGAAAGAGCGAACTCGCCGACACTCTCGCCGAACGGGCCGCCGCCCGTGGCGCGCTGCTCCTGCGCGCCATCGGCACCGAGGCCGAGCGGGACCTCCCGCTGGGCGTGCTGGGCCAGTTGACCCTGGGCGCCCCGGCGGGCGCGCTGCCCAGCCCCGATCCTGCGGACGGGGCCGCCGCCGAACGGGTCGAGGCGATGCAGGGCTTCTGCGCCGCCGTCCACCGGCTCAGCGCCACCGCGCCCGTGGTGGTCTGCGTGGACGACATGCACCGGGCCGACGAGCTGTCCGGCCGCTATCTGCTGCACCTGGCCCGGCACGCCCGCCCGGCCCGGATCCTGCTGGTGCTCACCGAGTCCGTCCACGAGCGCAGCGACGACCCGCACTTCACCACCGAGCTGCTGCGCCAGCCGAACTTCGTACGGATCCGGCTGGAGCGGCTCGGCCGCGACGCGGTCGCGGAGCTGGCGCAGGGCGGCGGAGCCGACCCTGAACGCCTCTACGCCCTCAGCGGCGGCAATCCGCTGCTGCTGCGCGCCCTGGCCGAGGACCCGGGGCCGGAGGCCGGCGGGGCGTACAGCCAGGCGGTGCTCACGTGCCTGCACCGGTGCGGGCGGGCCACCACCGAGCTCGCGGAGGGGCTCGCGGTGCTCGGCCGCGGCACCGCGGAGGCCGCGGCGCAGGCCGCCGCCCAACTGCTGGGGATCACCGCGGCGTCCGCCGCCCAGGGCATCGCGGCCCTGGGCGCGGCCGGGCTGCTCGACGGCGGCGGCTTCCGGCACCCCGCCGCGCGCCGTGCCGTGCTGGACCGGCTCGACCCGGCCGGCCGGCTCGCCATGCACCGCCGCGCCGCCGAACTGGCGCACCGGGCCGGGGCCCCGGCCCCGGAGGTGGCCCGCCAGTTGCTGGCCGCCCGCGACACCGCGCAGGACTGGGCGCTGCCCGTACTGCGCGCCGCCGCCGAGCAGCTGCTGGCCGACGGCGCCGCCGAACGGGCTGCCGCCTGCCTGGAACTGGCCCACGAGGCCGCCCCGGACGAGGACCAGCGCGCGGCCCTGCGGCTGAGACTGTCGGCCATCGCCCGGCGCACCGCCCCGGGCGCGGCCGAACGCCACCTGGCCGAGCCGCTCGCCGCCGCCCGCGCCGGCCGCCTCCCGCCGCCCCGCATGGGGCCGTTGGCCCGGCTGCTGATGGCCCACGGCCGGATCGACGAGGCCGGTGAGGTTCTGGACCGGCTGTCCGCCGTGTCCGGCGCCCCGGCGGCCACGCCGTCGGCGGCCCTGGACGAGGCGGTGTGCACCCTCGACCCGCTGGACGGCCTGTCCGCCTTCCCCGGCTGGAGCGCGCGCGGCCCCGCCCGGCAGCCCCGCCCGGCCGGACACCCCGGTGCCATCCGGCACCCCGCCGCCTTCTGGGCCCTGCCCGACAGCGCGGACAGCGGTTCCGCAGCGGCGGCCGCCGACCGGTTCCTGCGCGGCGCCTCGCTCTCCGACGGCACGCTGGAGCCGATCCTGCAGGCCGTACGCGTCCTGCTCCACCTGGGCGGCCCGCAGCGCGCGGTGCCCTGGTGCGAGACCTACGCCGACGAGGCCGTCCGCCGGACGGCCCCCGGCTGGCAGGCGGCCTTCAGCGGGCTGCACGCCGAGGCCCTGCTGCGCCAGGGCGACCTGACCGGCGCGGAGGCCACGGCCGCCGCGGCGCTGGACGCGGCGGCGATGCCCGAGCGCGGCGCGAGCGTGCTGCTGACCGGCATCGCCGGCACCCTGATCCGGGCCCGTACCGCGATGGGCCGGCCCGAGAGCGCCGCCGCCGAACTCAGCCGCCCGGTGCCCGAGCAGCTCGCCGCCAGCGTGCACGGCCTGGGCTATCTGCGCGCCCGGGGCCAGTACCACCTGGCCACCAGCCGCTTCCACGCCGCCCTCGGCGACTTCCTGGACATCGGCCGCCTGATGAAGCGCTGGCACCTGGACCGCCCGCTCCTGCTGCCCTGGCGCACCGACGCCGCCGAGGCACTGCTCCGGCTCGGCGAGGCCCACCAGGCGGAACGATTCATCGCCGACCAGCTCACCGCCCGCGACGCCGCCGACCCCTGGGTGTGCGGCATCACCCTGCGCCTGCGCGCCGAACTGCGCGACCCCAAGGAACGCCCCGCGCTGCTCGCCAAGGCCGTCGACCAGCTCCGCGGCTCCGGCGACCGTTTCGAACTCGCCCGCGCGCTGGCCGACTTCGCCCTCGCACTCAAGGAATGCGGCGAACCCGCCCGCGCCAACATGGTCAACCGCCGCGCCTGGCACCTGGCCCAGGAATGCGGCGCCGAAGCCCTGCGCGAGCGCATCCTGCCCGGCCACACCGGCGAGGCCGCCGCCGTCCGGGCCGAGAGCACCCCGCCGGCGCTGAGCGCGGCCGCCGAACTGGCCGCCCGGCTCAGCGAGTCCGAGCGCCGGGTGGCCATGCTCGCCCTGCACGGCCACACCAACCGGGAGATCGCCCACAAGCTGTACATCACCGTCAGCACGGTCGAGCAGCACCTCACCCGGGTCTACCGCAAGCTCAACATCACCCGGCGGCAGGATCTCCCGATGGACCTCCAGCTGCCCGCGGGGGAGTTCGTGTGA
- a CDS encoding metallophosphoesterase family protein produces MGISDLHVAYPENRRIVEELRPDSPADWLIVAGDVGELLADVEWALDLLSRRYAHVVWVPGNHDLWTPRGDPVQLRGEARYHRLVELCRSLGVHTPEDPYPVWSGPGGPLVVAPLFLLYDYTFRTPTAATKEEALEQAYEAGVVCTDEFLLHPDPYPSRDAWCRARLVQTRERLEACDPELGTVLVNHFPLVRQPTKILRYPEFAQWCGTELTADWHTRFRAAAVVYGHLHIPRTTWYDGVRFEEVSVGYPREWRTPGHRRDVPRTIFPA; encoded by the coding sequence ATGGGGATCAGCGATCTGCATGTCGCGTACCCGGAGAACCGGCGGATCGTCGAGGAGCTGCGTCCGGACAGCCCGGCGGACTGGCTGATCGTCGCCGGGGACGTGGGCGAGCTGCTCGCCGACGTCGAATGGGCACTGGACCTGCTGAGCCGCCGCTACGCCCATGTGGTGTGGGTGCCGGGCAACCACGACCTGTGGACCCCGCGCGGCGACCCCGTCCAGCTGCGCGGCGAGGCCCGCTACCACCGGCTCGTCGAGCTGTGCCGCTCGCTGGGCGTGCACACCCCCGAAGACCCGTATCCGGTCTGGTCGGGGCCGGGCGGCCCGCTCGTCGTCGCACCGCTCTTCCTGTTGTACGACTACACCTTCCGAACCCCCACTGCCGCCACCAAGGAAGAAGCCCTCGAACAGGCCTACGAGGCCGGCGTCGTATGTACCGATGAATTTCTGCTCCACCCCGATCCGTATCCGAGTCGTGACGCTTGGTGTCGGGCCCGGTTGGTCCAAACCAGGGAGCGACTGGAAGCATGCGATCCGGAACTGGGCACCGTACTGGTGAACCACTTCCCGCTGGTGCGGCAGCCCACGAAGATCCTCAGATATCCCGAATTCGCCCAGTGGTGCGGCACCGAGCTGACCGCCGACTGGCACACCCGCTTCCGGGCCGCCGCCGTGGTGTACGGACACCTGCACATCCCCCGTACGACCTGGTACGACGGGGTGCGCTTCGAGGAGGTCTCGGTCGGCTACCCGCGTGAGTGGCGCACCCCGGGCCACCGCCGCGACGTACCCCGGACGATCTTCCCGGCATAG
- a CDS encoding 4'-phosphopantetheinyl transferase family protein codes for MLTQLLPAQVVAVEATTAPVDAMLFPEEERQIRNAVDKRRDEYTTVRWCARRAMAEMGLPAAPVLPGLRGAPQWAPSVVGSMTHCAGYRAAALAHSSDISAIGIDAEPNEPLPEGVLEAIGLPQEVRWVRHYLRAIPGVAWDRLLFSMKESVYKTWFPLTGREMDFEDALITVDPALGTFHARLLLGPAERMEGDPRSFTGRWSAENGVLVSAIAVAAEVPAQRNAPHQVLVGSVGQIS; via the coding sequence ATGCTTACGCAGCTGCTGCCGGCCCAGGTCGTCGCCGTCGAGGCCACCACCGCACCGGTGGACGCCATGCTCTTCCCGGAGGAGGAGCGGCAGATCCGCAACGCGGTGGACAAGCGGCGCGACGAGTACACCACCGTCCGCTGGTGCGCACGGCGGGCGATGGCGGAGATGGGACTGCCGGCCGCACCCGTGCTGCCGGGTCTGCGCGGCGCCCCGCAGTGGGCCCCGTCGGTCGTCGGCAGCATGACGCACTGCGCCGGATACCGGGCCGCCGCTCTGGCACATTCATCCGACATATCCGCGATCGGAATTGACGCCGAGCCCAACGAGCCGCTCCCGGAAGGGGTTCTGGAGGCGATCGGGCTCCCCCAGGAAGTCCGCTGGGTCCGGCACTACCTGCGGGCGATTCCCGGGGTCGCCTGGGACCGGCTGCTGTTCAGCATGAAGGAGTCGGTCTACAAGACCTGGTTCCCGCTGACCGGCCGCGAGATGGACTTCGAGGACGCCCTGATCACCGTCGACCCCGCGCTGGGCACCTTCCACGCCCGTCTGCTGCTGGGCCCCGCCGAGCGGATGGAGGGCGACCCCAGGTCGTTCACCGGCCGCTGGTCCGCCGAGAACGGGGTGCTGGTCAGCGCGATCGCGGTCGCGGCCGAGGTCCCGGCACAGCGAAACGCCCCCCACCAGGTACTCGTGGGGAGCGTCGGCCAGATCAGCTAG
- a CDS encoding LuxR C-terminal-related transcriptional regulator, with amino-acid sequence MPGSPESLVPVGPDVAAADLVGSAERQIRDLQQAVTDVRGKLLSLTPLYFEGRRLRNRLEAFDIIGDVSRVQPMLDHLTQNCTEEMYTVQPGGARPPEKLAAARQSALSTLARGVRIRTIYQHTARSDLATRSYVRDVTAQGAEIRTADELIDRLIIYDRETVFLPERTRPGGAPGAAIVREPTLVSFLCAVFDHLWEGATPFAVDSQKAPTTTDDLKQSIIRLMAKGYKDEMVARRLGMSVRTCRRHIAEITEELEATSRFQAGFNVAMSGILDQYRNNT; translated from the coding sequence ATGCCGGGCAGCCCCGAGTCGCTGGTTCCGGTAGGGCCCGATGTCGCCGCCGCCGACCTCGTGGGCTCGGCGGAGCGCCAGATCCGCGACCTCCAGCAGGCGGTCACCGACGTGCGCGGCAAGCTGCTCTCCCTGACGCCCCTGTACTTCGAGGGGCGCCGGCTGCGCAACCGCCTGGAGGCCTTCGACATCATCGGCGACGTCTCCCGGGTCCAGCCGATGCTGGACCACCTCACCCAGAACTGCACCGAGGAGATGTACACCGTTCAGCCCGGCGGCGCCCGCCCGCCCGAGAAGCTCGCCGCGGCCCGCCAGTCCGCGCTGAGCACGCTCGCCCGTGGCGTACGCATCCGCACGATCTACCAGCACACCGCCCGCAGCGACCTGGCAACCCGCTCGTACGTACGCGATGTCACCGCCCAGGGCGCGGAGATCCGTACCGCCGACGAACTCATCGACCGGCTGATCATCTACGACCGGGAGACGGTCTTCCTGCCCGAGCGCACCAGACCCGGCGGGGCGCCGGGGGCGGCGATCGTGCGCGAGCCGACCCTGGTGTCCTTCCTGTGCGCGGTGTTCGACCATCTGTGGGAGGGCGCGACGCCGTTCGCCGTCGACTCGCAGAAGGCCCCGACCACCACCGACGACCTCAAGCAGTCGATCATCCGGCTGATGGCCAAGGGGTACAAGGACGAGATGGTGGCCCGCCGGCTCGGCATGTCGGTGCGCACCTGCCGTCGTCACATCGCGGAGATCACCGAGGAACTGGAGGCCACCAGCCGTTTCCAGGCGGGCTTCAACGTCGCCATGTCCGGCATCCTCGACCAGTACCGCAACAACACCTGA
- a CDS encoding 4'-phosphopantetheinyl transferase family protein, translating to MNAPGSSILGPPLGEPVEVAPEGTTWDRVRKDLTSYGTALIYARLQNLQPKLPKGDDLRKLLGRDWSRYLDLAHPDVRNRYAASRVLLKYAAGAVLRGDPDGLELAYVPTGRPYLRGCDQIDISLSHTEDLILVGLTTRGLIGVDAERTDRQMYGSGLGRHVCTPYELVTLAALPEEQRNASLVRLWTLKEAYSKAIGQGMQFRFTEFGFGPDGKPVRVQRPDGTTGSGDEWAFRTFVLDSGYCVSAAVYDAGFGTVLDTDITTMLDQDCVEAINTALDAEPG from the coding sequence ATGAATGCCCCCGGGAGCTCCATTCTCGGACCGCCCCTCGGCGAACCCGTCGAGGTGGCCCCCGAGGGCACCACCTGGGACAGAGTGCGCAAGGATCTCACCTCCTACGGCACCGCGCTGATCTACGCCCGGCTGCAGAACCTCCAGCCGAAGCTCCCCAAGGGCGACGACCTGCGCAAGCTGCTGGGCCGCGACTGGTCGCGCTATCTGGACCTCGCTCACCCCGATGTCCGCAACCGCTACGCCGCCTCCCGGGTGCTGCTGAAGTACGCGGCGGGCGCGGTCCTGCGCGGTGACCCGGACGGCCTGGAACTGGCCTACGTACCCACCGGCCGCCCGTATCTGCGCGGCTGCGACCAGATCGACATCAGCCTCAGCCACACCGAGGACCTGATCCTGGTCGGGCTGACCACCCGCGGCCTGATCGGCGTGGACGCCGAGCGCACCGACCGGCAGATGTACGGCAGCGGGCTCGGCCGGCATGTCTGCACCCCGTACGAGCTGGTCACGCTGGCCGCCCTGCCGGAGGAGCAGCGCAACGCCAGCCTGGTGCGGCTGTGGACCCTGAAGGAGGCCTACAGCAAGGCGATCGGGCAGGGCATGCAGTTCCGCTTCACCGAGTTCGGCTTCGGCCCGGACGGCAAGCCGGTGCGCGTGCAGCGGCCCGACGGCACGACCGGCTCGGGTGACGAGTGGGCCTTCCGCACCTTCGTCCTGGACAGCGGCTACTGCGTCAGCGCGGCCGTGTACGACGCGGGCTTCGGCACCGTACTGGACACCGACATCACCACGATGCTCGACCAGGACTGCGTGGAGGCCATCAACACCGCGCTGGACGCCGAACCGGGGTGA
- a CDS encoding acyl carrier protein, giving the protein MSPDSLGTLDGFLRLVRDDLGLVTDLAGPEAAECDLPDLPGWDSVNLLRLVTLLEQESGRAMPVGRILEARTLGEIYALVEDLR; this is encoded by the coding sequence ATGAGCCCCGACAGCCTCGGCACCCTCGACGGCTTCCTGCGGCTGGTCCGTGACGACCTCGGCCTGGTAACGGACCTGGCCGGCCCCGAAGCCGCGGAATGCGACCTGCCGGATCTCCCCGGCTGGGACTCTGTGAATCTGCTCCGGCTGGTGACCCTGCTGGAGCAGGAGTCGGGGCGCGCCATGCCGGTCGGCCGCATCCTCGAAGCCCGCACCCTCGGAGAGATCTACGCGCTTGTGGAGGACCTCAGATGA
- a CDS encoding HAD-IIIC family phosphatase, producing MTTPKPTTGLDRLRGLQARGLLEKDHPTVAALLADEALTDTDLLRAGRLLANLDHDAVLTHHPGTPVVTVAVTGQSTVGRILDPLRAELARHGLLLRATVGEHGTYVRDLTQPQGSYDLTLCLLDAETVFCEVPVPWRAADAERAATEVLRRLAGLAGGFTGLLVLNTVPLLRRYTHQLVDHGSRAELGIVWREFNAGLLRLAAAHPAVVVIDLDPLIAEGGPAADPRMAAYAKEQLAAPLLAAYAREVGHLARSLCGRTRKALVLDLDNTLWDGILGEDGPEGIAAAGTLRGEAYGGFQKVVKQLGSQGVLLAVSSKNDERPVLEVLRGHPDMALRERDFVSVEAGWRPKDGALARIARRLGIGADALVFADDSPAEREQVRLGLPEVAVVPLDDEPALHVTRLLRDGWFDTLTLTREDRARTGRYREEGERRALRERAGSHEDFLRELRVGVELGPPRPHEYARLAQLTQRTNQFNLTGLRLRQHELAAVPLLLAARSTDRFGDNGLVGAVAGRYADDGLHLDNLWLSCRVLARGIEQACLSALLAYARERGLPAVYAGFRPTRANARARDFYPSLGFAETGHGGTEGEAVIFRHDLGVIPAIPGHVRIDATQLGSGKDGG from the coding sequence ATGACAACTCCGAAGCCGACGACGGGACTCGACCGGCTGCGCGGGCTCCAGGCGCGGGGCCTGCTGGAGAAGGACCACCCCACGGTGGCCGCGCTCCTCGCCGACGAGGCGCTCACCGACACCGACCTGCTACGAGCCGGCCGCCTGCTCGCCAACCTCGACCACGACGCCGTCCTCACCCACCACCCCGGCACACCGGTGGTGACCGTCGCGGTCACCGGCCAGTCCACCGTCGGCCGGATCCTGGACCCGCTCAGAGCCGAACTCGCCCGGCACGGGCTGCTGTTGCGCGCCACGGTCGGCGAGCACGGCACCTACGTAAGAGACCTGACGCAGCCGCAGGGGTCCTACGACCTCACGCTGTGCCTGCTGGACGCGGAGACCGTCTTCTGCGAGGTCCCCGTTCCCTGGCGAGCGGCCGACGCCGAGCGCGCCGCCACCGAAGTGCTCCGGCGGCTGGCCGGCCTTGCCGGGGGCTTCACCGGTCTGCTCGTGCTCAACACCGTCCCCCTGCTGCGCCGTTACACCCACCAGCTCGTCGACCATGGCTCACGGGCCGAACTCGGCATCGTATGGCGGGAGTTCAACGCAGGGCTGCTGCGCCTGGCGGCGGCACATCCCGCCGTCGTGGTGATCGACCTCGATCCGCTGATCGCGGAGGGCGGGCCAGCGGCCGACCCGCGGATGGCGGCGTACGCCAAGGAGCAGCTCGCGGCGCCGCTGCTGGCGGCGTACGCGCGCGAGGTCGGGCATCTCGCGCGCTCGCTGTGCGGCAGGACGCGCAAGGCGCTGGTGCTGGACCTGGACAACACGCTGTGGGACGGGATCCTCGGCGAGGACGGGCCGGAGGGCATCGCCGCGGCGGGGACGCTGCGCGGGGAGGCGTACGGGGGGTTCCAGAAAGTGGTGAAGCAGCTCGGGTCGCAGGGGGTGCTGCTCGCGGTGAGCAGCAAGAACGACGAGCGGCCGGTGCTGGAGGTGTTACGCGGTCACCCGGACATGGCGCTGCGGGAACGGGACTTCGTGTCGGTCGAGGCCGGCTGGCGGCCCAAGGACGGCGCTCTGGCGCGGATCGCGCGACGGCTCGGGATCGGGGCCGACGCGCTGGTGTTCGCCGACGACTCGCCGGCCGAGCGCGAGCAGGTGCGGCTCGGGCTGCCGGAGGTGGCGGTGGTCCCCCTGGACGACGAGCCCGCGCTGCATGTGACGCGGCTGCTGCGGGACGGCTGGTTCGACACCCTGACGCTGACCCGGGAGGACCGGGCGCGCACCGGCCGGTACCGGGAGGAGGGGGAGCGGCGGGCGCTGCGCGAGCGGGCCGGGTCGCACGAGGACTTCCTGCGCGAGCTGCGGGTCGGCGTGGAGCTGGGGCCGCCGCGCCCCCACGAGTACGCCCGGCTGGCGCAACTCACCCAGCGCACGAATCAGTTCAACCTCACCGGGCTGCGCCTGCGGCAGCACGAACTGGCGGCCGTCCCGCTGCTCCTGGCCGCCCGCAGCACCGACCGCTTCGGTGACAACGGGCTGGTCGGGGCGGTGGCCGGGCGGTACGCGGACGACGGGCTGCACCTGGACAACCTGTGGCTGAGCTGCCGGGTCCTGGCCCGCGGCATCGAGCAGGCCTGCCTGTCGGCCCTCCTGGCGTACGCCCGGGAGCGCGGGCTGCCCGCCGTGTACGCCGGGTTCCGGCCGACACGGGCGAACGCCCGGGCACGCGACTTCTACCCGTCGCTGGGTTTCGCGGAGACCGGACACGGCGGGACGGAGGGCGAAGCGGTGATCTTCCGCCATGACTTGGGGGTGATCCCGGCCATCCCCGGCCATGTGCGCATCGACGCGACTCAACTGGGCAGTGGGAAGGACGGCGGATGA
- a CDS encoding 3-oxoacyl-ACP synthase III family protein, giving the protein MATTTAYVASAGTALPGEPVDNAVLGKLLGVSSEWIDLFVGTRTRHFGWDLGTGEVRRTLTDLAAEAAGQALEGAGLDPADIEFVVLATATPDTLLPTTATQVADRLGLNYLPVHQLQAGCSGAVQALDLGRALIGDGSRAGLVIGGDVTHRHLDIHRDRSRMPTEELVNYVLFGDGAGAAVLTAEPTDPVGASGGGVALRGVLNHFAGLGRPPGQTVDWYGISDRRQERPLLSEDYKAIEESVPVMAAEILWDLLGLVGWTVDDLDYLLPPQLSQRMTARIVEQLPVPPGIREVSCVTDTGNTGNALPFFQLQRLLPQLRTGQRAIALSVESSKWIKSGFALEKC; this is encoded by the coding sequence GTGGCTACGACGACGGCCTATGTCGCCTCGGCCGGCACCGCCCTGCCCGGCGAGCCGGTGGACAACGCCGTTCTCGGCAAGCTGCTGGGGGTGAGCAGCGAGTGGATCGACCTCTTCGTCGGCACCCGGACCCGGCACTTCGGCTGGGACCTGGGCACCGGTGAGGTACGCCGCACGCTGACCGACCTGGCCGCCGAAGCCGCCGGCCAGGCACTGGAAGGGGCCGGACTCGACCCGGCCGACATCGAGTTCGTGGTCCTGGCCACCGCCACCCCCGACACACTGCTGCCCACCACCGCCACACAGGTCGCCGACCGCCTCGGCCTGAACTACCTGCCCGTCCACCAGCTACAGGCCGGCTGCTCCGGCGCCGTACAGGCCCTCGACCTCGGCCGCGCCCTCATCGGCGACGGCAGCCGGGCCGGTCTGGTCATCGGCGGCGACGTCACCCACCGCCACCTCGACATCCACCGCGACCGCAGCCGGATGCCGACCGAGGAACTCGTCAACTACGTACTGTTCGGCGACGGGGCCGGAGCCGCCGTCCTCACCGCCGAGCCGACCGACCCGGTCGGCGCCTCCGGGGGAGGCGTGGCGCTGCGCGGGGTGCTCAACCACTTCGCCGGTCTGGGCCGCCCGCCGGGCCAGACCGTCGACTGGTACGGGATCAGCGACCGCCGTCAGGAGCGGCCGCTGCTCTCCGAGGACTACAAGGCGATCGAGGAGTCCGTCCCCGTGATGGCCGCCGAGATCCTCTGGGACCTGCTGGGCCTGGTGGGCTGGACGGTCGACGACCTCGACTACCTCCTGCCGCCGCAGCTCTCCCAGCGGATGACCGCCCGCATCGTGGAGCAGCTCCCGGTCCCCCCGGGCATCCGCGAGGTCAGCTGCGTGACCGACACCGGCAACACGGGCAACGCCCTGCCGTTCTTCCAGCTCCAGCGGCTGCTGCCGCAGCTGCGTACCGGGCAGCGGGCGATCGCGCTGAGCGTGGAGTCCAGCAAGTGGATCAAGTCCGGGTTCGCTCTGGAGAAATGCTGA